Genomic window (Roseivirga sp. 4D4):
TGTGAGGGAAGCTTATCAATGTTTTTTTGCACGAATTCAGATACGCTGCTCGACTCCAATATATCGGCAGGAGTAGTCTTTTCTTGAAAGAATTGATCCTCATTAGCTTCTTCCAGTGCTTTGTAATTCATCTTACTCGTCTTTTTAAGTACGTTGATCGTATGTCTGTAAGCTATGGTTCCTATCCATGTGGATAGTTTGCTATCGAATCGAAAGCCAGGTAATTTTTCGTAAACCTTCATAAATACGTCCTGTGCCAACTCTTCGACCATTACCTCTTCGCTGGTCAACTTGTGAATCATATGAAAAACCAGTTTTTCATACTTCCGAATCAAAAATTCGAAGGCTTGTTGGTTTCCGCCTAATACGCTTTTAACCAGCGAATGATCATCCATATGAGTCGTTAGACAAAGTTGAGTGTTGAGATGTTGCACTACAGTCTAAAGACTGTGGAGAATAAGTTCGATATTTTTTTTATTAAACTGCAACATTGAAAATCACTTGGCTGTCTGATGGGGCAAATGGAATTTAAAAACTCGAAATAATGGAAGGATTTGATATCGTATTAACCGTCTTGATCACATTTGCCTTTACTGGATTTACAACCATAGGTATTATCAAAGGCATCACAAATTACAGGTTAAGAAGAAAGATGATTGAGGCTGGTCTAATCAATGAGGAGGCAATGGAACTACTGAAAGAGGGGGCTAAAGACAGTTATTATAGCTCCTTGAAATGGGGCTTGATTCTATTCTTCAGTGGTATAGGTCTTGTGATTATTAACTCAATGGACATTTATTACGATTCAA
Coding sequences:
- a CDS encoding RNA polymerase sigma factor produces the protein MDDHSLVKSVLGGNQQAFEFLIRKYEKLVFHMIHKLTSEEVMVEELAQDVFMKVYEKLPGFRFDSKLSTWIGTIAYRHTINVLKKTSKMNYKALEEANEDQFFQEKTTPADILESSSVSEFVQKNIDKLPSHYRNVLYLYHIEEMSYPEIVEITGMPEGTVKNYLFRARKLLKEELSKYMQKEELL
- a CDS encoding DUF6249 domain-containing protein; translation: MEGFDIVLTVLITFAFTGFTTIGIIKGITNYRLRRKMIEAGLINEEAMELLKEGAKDSYYSSLKWGLILFFSGIGLVIINSMDIYYDSTAAYGIVITAASLGFLIYFMFMRKEMDKDV